From a region of the Panicum virgatum strain AP13 chromosome 2K, P.virgatum_v5, whole genome shotgun sequence genome:
- the LOC120669997 gene encoding pentatricopeptide repeat-containing protein At3g46790, chloroplastic-like, with the protein MRPLPASVASRLAGVVADPAGVPLPVFNSLLSALAASADPSHAHLPLHLFRRRLLPRRRPDAFTLSALTSSRLPSAAAADALHAIALRLGLLHADPVLANSLLRLYLRPPSPRPGLARHLFDEMPARTASSYNTLISHSHSSSPGAAAEGVWGLVRQMVADGCAPDRFTLSAVLPVCPSARRGRELHCCAVRSGMCGADDFHVGSGLVSMYCRVGDPELARTVLDGMEQRNVVSWTALVGGYTENEMFEGAVDAFRAMWLIDGILPNTVALISVLSAVEALSALAEGKQVHGFAVRMAMYGEVSLSNALIDTYAKCGALHYARWVFDDTSWCKDVISWGAMILGYGVHGMGVEAVALFDQMLSSGVKPDKIVGLVVLSACCRAGLVLKGLDIYNSLVKDHGVRPTEEMCACVVDLLGRSGHVDHALDFIKSMSVEPGPSVWGALLDASATHSNKEIQDLASKSLLRLGEGKPSNLVAVSNVNASSERWNVVERVRNTINQGSLKKKTGRSW; encoded by the coding sequence ATGCGCCCGCTGCCGGCGTCGGTGGCGTCCCGCCTGGCCGGCGTGGTCGCGGACCCGGCCGGCGTCCCGCTGCCCGTCTTCAACTCCCTCctctccgcgctcgccgcctccGCGGACCCCTCGCACGCGCACCTCCCGCTCCacctcttccgccgccgcctcctcccgcgccgccgccccgacgcGTTCACCCTCTCCGCCCTCACCTCCTCCcgcctcccctccgccgccgccgccgacgccctccACGCCATCGcgctccgcctcggcctcctccacgcCGACCCCGTCCTCGCCAactccctcctccgcctctaCCTCCGCCCGCCCAGCCCCCGCCCGGGCCTCGCGCGCCATCTGTTCGACGAAATGCCCGCGCGGACCGCGTCCTCCTACAACACCCTCATCTCGCACTCGCACTCGAGCTCGCCTGGCGCCGCGGCTGAGGGCGTGTGGGGCCTCGTCCGCCAGATGGTCGCGGATGGGTGCGCGCCCGACCGGTTCACGCTCTCTGCCGTGCTGCCCGTGTGCCCGTCCGCCCGCCGGGGCAGGGAGCTGCATTGCTGCGCCGTGAGGTCCGGAATGTGTGGGGCGGACGATTTCCATGTCGGCAGCGGCCTCGTGTCCATGTACTGCAGGGTTGGCGACCCGGAACTTGCGCGCACGGTTCTCGACGGGATGGAGCAGAGGAACGTTGTTTCCTGGACCGCCTTGGTGGGAGGGTACACGGAGAATGAAATGTTCGAGGGCGCCGTGGATGCTTTCCGTGCAATGTGGCTGATCGACGGCATCCTACCAAATACGGTCGCATTGATTAGCGTGCTATCGGCTGTTGAGGCCCTCTCGGCCTTAGCAGAGGGGAAGCAGGTGCATGGTTTCGCGGTGAGGATGGCAATGTATGGGGAGGTGTCGCTGAGCAATGCTTTGATTGATACCTATGCAAAGTGTGGGGCCTTGCATTATGCAAGGTGGGTCTTTGATGATACCAGCTGGTGCAAAGATGTCATCTCATGGGGTGCAATGATTTTGGGTTATGGCGTTCATGGTATGGGTGTGGAAGCAGTGGCTTTGTTCGACCAGATGCTTTCCTCTGGGGTTAAACCTGACAAGATAGTTGGCCTGGTTGTTCTTTCAGCTTGTTGCCGTGCGGGATTGGTGTTGAAGGGCCTTGATATATACAACTCCCTGGTAAAGGATCATGGGGTTCGACCCACTGAGGAGATGTGTGCGTGCGTTGTTGATTTACTTGGTCGATCTGGGCATGTTGACCATGCCTTGGATTTTATAAAGTCAATGAGTGTAGAGCCAGGCCCTAGTGTCTGGGGAGCACTTCTGGATGCCTCTGCAACACACAGCAACAAAGAAATTCAAGATTTGGCCTCCAAATCTCTTCTTAGACTGGGAGAAGGGAAACCATCAAATCTTGTTGCAGTTTCTAACGTAAATGCCTCTTCAGAAAGGTGGAATGTTGTTGAACGAGTAAGAAATACGATTAATCAAGGGTCATTGAAGAAGAAAACTGGTCGTAGTTGGTAA
- the LOC120670041 gene encoding probable indole-3-pyruvate monooxygenase YUCCA9 isoform X1 yields the protein MAAAAASRVVWVNGPIVVGAGPAGLSVAACLRARGVPSVVLDRADCVASLWQRRTYDRLRLHLPRHFCELPGMPFPDHYPEYPTKRQFVDYLEAYAARAGVEPRFNQAVTSARYDAAAGLWRVRAEDAADAAAAATEYIGRWLVVATGENAERVVPEFDGADDFGGPVSHVSEYKSGEAYRGKRVLVVGCGNSGMEVGLDLCDHNALPAMVVRDSKVHVLPREMFGVATFSVAVFLLRFLPLWLVDRILVLLARLFLGDLDKHGIRRPPGGPLELKNTRGRTPVLDIGALDRIRAGDIEVVPGIKRFFRRGAELVDGRRVAADAVILATGYHSNVPQWLKGSDFFTQEGYPRVPFPDGWKGESGLYSVGFTRRGLSGVSSDAVKVAQDIAMAWEQQTSTL from the exons atggcagcagcggcggcgagccgggTGGTGTGGGTGAACGGGCCGATAGTGGTGGGCGCGGGGCCGGCGGGGCTGTCGGTGGCGGCGTGCCTGCGGGCGCGCGGGGTGCCGTCGGTGGTGCTGGACCGCGCCGACTGCGTCGCCTCGCTGTGGCAGCGCCGCACCTAcgaccgcctccgcctccacctgcCGCGCCACTTCTGCGAGCTCCCGGGCATGCCCTTCCCCGACCACTACCCCGAGTACCCCACCAAGCGCCAGTTCGTCGACTACCTCGAGGCCTACGCGGCGCGCGCCGGCGTCGAGCCGCGCTTCAACCAGGCCGTCACCTCGGCGCGCTACGAcgccgcggcggggctctggcgggtgcgcgccgaggacgccgccgacgccgcggccgccgccaccgagtaCATCGGCCGCTGGCTCGTCGTCGCCACCGGCGAGAACGCCGAGCGCGTCGTCCCCGAGTTCGACGGCGCCGACGACTTCGGCGGGCCCGTCTCCCACGTCTCCGAGTACAAGTCCGGCGAGGCCTACCGCGGCAAGCGCGTCCTCGTCGTCGGCTGCGGCAACTCCGGCATGGAGGTCGGCCTCGACCTCTGCGACCACAATGCCCTCCCCGCCATGGTCGTCAGGGACTCG AAGGTGCACGTCCTGCCGCGGGAGATGTTCGGCGTCGCCACCTTCTCCGTcgccgtcttcctcctccgcttCCTGCCGCTCTGGCTGGTGGACAGgatcctcgtcctcctcgcgcGGCTCTTCCTCGGCGACCTGGACAAGCACGgcatccgccgcccgccggggggCCCGCTGGAGCTCAAGAACACCAGGGGCAGGACGCCCGTGCTTGACATCGGCGCGCTCGACAGGATCCGCGCCGGCGACATCGAGGTCGTGCCGGGGATTAAGAGGTTCTTCCGCAGAGGCGCCGAGCTCGTCGacggccgccgcgtcgccgccgacgccgtcatCCTCGCCACCGGCTACCACAGCAACGTCCCTCAGTGGCTCAAG GGAAGTGACTTCTTCACCCAGGAAGGGTACCCCAGGGTGCCGTTCCCAGACGGCTGGAAGGGGGAGTCAGGGCTCTACTCTGTTGGCTTCACCAGGAGAGGCCTCTCCGGGGTCTCCTCCGACGCCGTCAAGGTTGCGCAGGACATCGCCATGGCATGGGAGCAGCAAACCTCCACGCTATGA
- the LOC120670041 gene encoding probable indole-3-pyruvate monooxygenase YUCCA9 isoform X2 produces the protein MAAAAASRVVWVNGPIVVGAGPAGLSVAACLRARGVPSVVLDRADCVASLWQRRTYDRLRLHLPRHFCELPGMPFPDHYPEYPTKRQFVDYLEAYAARAGVEPRFNQAVTSARYDAAAGLWRVRAEDAADAAAAATEYIGRWLVVATGENAERVVPEFDGADDFGGPVSHVSEYKSGEAYRGKRVLVVGCGNSGMEVGLDLCDHNALPAMVVRDSVHVLPREMFGVATFSVAVFLLRFLPLWLVDRILVLLARLFLGDLDKHGIRRPPGGPLELKNTRGRTPVLDIGALDRIRAGDIEVVPGIKRFFRRGAELVDGRRVAADAVILATGYHSNVPQWLKGSDFFTQEGYPRVPFPDGWKGESGLYSVGFTRRGLSGVSSDAVKVAQDIAMAWEQQTSTL, from the exons atggcagcagcggcggcgagccgggTGGTGTGGGTGAACGGGCCGATAGTGGTGGGCGCGGGGCCGGCGGGGCTGTCGGTGGCGGCGTGCCTGCGGGCGCGCGGGGTGCCGTCGGTGGTGCTGGACCGCGCCGACTGCGTCGCCTCGCTGTGGCAGCGCCGCACCTAcgaccgcctccgcctccacctgcCGCGCCACTTCTGCGAGCTCCCGGGCATGCCCTTCCCCGACCACTACCCCGAGTACCCCACCAAGCGCCAGTTCGTCGACTACCTCGAGGCCTACGCGGCGCGCGCCGGCGTCGAGCCGCGCTTCAACCAGGCCGTCACCTCGGCGCGCTACGAcgccgcggcggggctctggcgggtgcgcgccgaggacgccgccgacgccgcggccgccgccaccgagtaCATCGGCCGCTGGCTCGTCGTCGCCACCGGCGAGAACGCCGAGCGCGTCGTCCCCGAGTTCGACGGCGCCGACGACTTCGGCGGGCCCGTCTCCCACGTCTCCGAGTACAAGTCCGGCGAGGCCTACCGCGGCAAGCGCGTCCTCGTCGTCGGCTGCGGCAACTCCGGCATGGAGGTCGGCCTCGACCTCTGCGACCACAATGCCCTCCCCGCCATGGTCGTCAGGGACTCG GTGCACGTCCTGCCGCGGGAGATGTTCGGCGTCGCCACCTTCTCCGTcgccgtcttcctcctccgcttCCTGCCGCTCTGGCTGGTGGACAGgatcctcgtcctcctcgcgcGGCTCTTCCTCGGCGACCTGGACAAGCACGgcatccgccgcccgccggggggCCCGCTGGAGCTCAAGAACACCAGGGGCAGGACGCCCGTGCTTGACATCGGCGCGCTCGACAGGATCCGCGCCGGCGACATCGAGGTCGTGCCGGGGATTAAGAGGTTCTTCCGCAGAGGCGCCGAGCTCGTCGacggccgccgcgtcgccgccgacgccgtcatCCTCGCCACCGGCTACCACAGCAACGTCCCTCAGTGGCTCAAG GGAAGTGACTTCTTCACCCAGGAAGGGTACCCCAGGGTGCCGTTCCCAGACGGCTGGAAGGGGGAGTCAGGGCTCTACTCTGTTGGCTTCACCAGGAGAGGCCTCTCCGGGGTCTCCTCCGACGCCGTCAAGGTTGCGCAGGACATCGCCATGGCATGGGAGCAGCAAACCTCCACGCTATGA